From one Bacillus sp. FJAT-42376 genomic stretch:
- the map gene encoding type I methionyl aminopeptidase codes for MIAKTEEDFNGLKEIGRIIASIRDELAERTVPGITTKELDDLAGERLEEAGAVSAPKGEYDFPGYTCISVNDEVAHGIPGQRVIREGDLVNIDVSASKNGYFADTGISFVVGNGEEVLSKICEVAKLAFEAGLKKAKPGSKKSRIGKAVFETARQHGFTVIKNLTGHGVGRKIHEAPDHILNYDDPWDQELLKEGMVIAFEPFISTFEEEVFQKEDGWTYATEKSYVAQIEHTIILTKNGPVIVTL; via the coding sequence TTGATTGCAAAAACAGAAGAAGATTTTAATGGGTTGAAGGAAATCGGCAGAATCATTGCCTCGATCAGAGATGAATTAGCAGAAAGAACCGTTCCAGGGATCACGACTAAAGAGCTTGATGATCTAGCGGGCGAACGGTTGGAAGAAGCCGGGGCCGTATCGGCTCCAAAGGGTGAATATGACTTTCCCGGGTACACATGTATTAGTGTGAATGATGAAGTGGCACATGGGATTCCAGGCCAGCGGGTGATCCGTGAAGGCGATTTAGTCAATATTGATGTGTCGGCATCAAAGAACGGATATTTTGCCGATACAGGAATCTCATTTGTAGTGGGAAATGGAGAAGAGGTATTATCCAAGATTTGCGAAGTGGCTAAATTGGCATTTGAAGCAGGTCTGAAGAAAGCGAAACCCGGTTCAAAGAAAAGCAGAATCGGAAAGGCTGTTTTCGAAACAGCGAGACAGCATGGATTCACGGTCATTAAAAACCTTACAGGACATGGGGTTGGACGCAAAATACATGAAGCACCGGATCATATTCTAAATTATGATGACCCTTGGGATCAGGAGCTGTTAAAGGAAGGGATGGTCATCGCGTTTGAACCATTCATCTCAACCTTTGAAGAAGAAGTTTTCCAAAAGGAAGATGGCTGGACCTATGCAACTGAAAAAAGCTATGTAGCTCAAATCGAACATACCATCATCCTTACGAAAAACGGTCCGGTTATCGTTACTCTCTAA
- a CDS encoding MBL fold metallo-hydrolase, which produces MENHYFTCEEVRPGVYAAIVKEGMGALGNAGFVNLGEATLVFDTFALPQAAAELRATAESLTGNPVKYAVNSHFHGDHTNGNQLFRDSVIISTPKTREKMAETFAEMSRAERKSALILSLQKTEEQLAKTESDQLRRSLEIQRSDQRRLWEAIDLLEQTLPTLLIEDKLVLECSRRRVELHHFGCGHTCSDLLMYVPEEKILFAGDLVLADHHAWMGHGRPEEWLTILDRLAPFEIDTVIPGHGPAGKREQIDKMKTYLNDMMSVVSDNKRKGLTADEILCRPIPLKHAHLNSAHMYERNVRFLYDYVEQGLISQA; this is translated from the coding sequence ATGGAGAACCATTACTTTACGTGCGAAGAAGTGAGGCCGGGAGTGTATGCGGCCATTGTGAAGGAAGGAATGGGTGCGCTTGGCAATGCCGGATTCGTCAATTTAGGAGAGGCTACGCTTGTGTTTGATACATTTGCCCTTCCCCAGGCAGCCGCCGAGCTTCGGGCTACTGCTGAAAGCCTCACGGGAAATCCTGTGAAGTACGCGGTCAACAGCCATTTTCACGGCGACCACACGAACGGAAACCAGCTTTTCAGGGACAGTGTGATTATTTCAACCCCGAAAACGAGGGAAAAGATGGCGGAGACTTTTGCTGAAATGAGTCGGGCCGAGCGGAAATCAGCTTTGATCCTTTCCCTTCAAAAAACCGAGGAACAGCTTGCGAAAACCGAAAGCGATCAGCTGCGGCGCTCCCTCGAGATTCAACGATCCGACCAGCGGAGACTTTGGGAAGCCATCGACCTGCTCGAGCAGACGCTCCCTACCTTGCTGATAGAGGATAAACTCGTCCTGGAGTGCAGCAGGCGGAGAGTGGAGCTGCATCATTTCGGCTGCGGCCACACGTGCAGCGATCTCCTGATGTATGTACCGGAGGAAAAGATCCTGTTCGCTGGAGACCTGGTGCTCGCCGATCACCATGCCTGGATGGGACATGGACGCCCGGAAGAATGGCTCACCATCCTCGACCGCCTCGCACCGTTTGAAATCGATACGGTGATTCCGGGTCACGGCCCTGCCGGAAAGCGTGAACAGATCGATAAAATGAAAACCTACCTGAATGACATGATGAGCGTTGTCTCAGACAATAAGCGGAAAGGACTGACCGCAGACGAAATACTTTGCAGACCGATTCCATTAAAGCATGCTCATTTGAACAGCGCCCACATGTATGAACGGAATGTGCGGTTCTTATATGACTATGTGGAGCAGGGCTTAATCAGCCAGGCTTAA
- a CDS encoding DNA/RNA non-specific endonuclease yields MNHKKLSLLFLSVVLLFTSGSFFSTPVQAAGASHVVISEVYGGGGNSGASYKNDYIELYNPTDSAVNLSGWSVQYASASGSFSNITNLTGSIGAHEYYLVKQAGGTGGTTDLPTANAAGTINLSASSGKVALAKVTTSVTGSKDLNVVDFIGYGSANDFETAKAGTISATSSAERKNDNGGTANGQGNGWDTNNNSADIVVTASLDPQNSSSSGTGTGSEPSVTEDDHLALGNPSGATTNTANSTNYLMTKPQYDLSYNDSKRTPNWVSWHLDADDSGSTPRQDDFRADTSLPAGWYEVTASEFSGSGFDRGHMCPSADRTSSVADNSATFFMTNMIPQAPNNNQVTWADLESYSRELAAAGNELYIISGGYGVGGTGSNGYKTTVGNGVVVPAKTWKVIVVLPKGDNDASRVSASTRVIAVVVPNDQTASSKPWSSYRVSVDSIESMTGFNFMSSVPASVQDAIEGTVDIGPAN; encoded by the coding sequence ATGAATCACAAAAAGCTCTCATTATTATTTTTAAGTGTCGTTCTGCTGTTTACTTCCGGAAGCTTTTTCAGCACACCCGTCCAAGCGGCTGGGGCTTCCCATGTTGTGATCAGTGAGGTGTATGGTGGAGGCGGTAACAGCGGTGCTTCCTACAAAAATGATTATATTGAACTTTACAATCCGACGGACTCTGCGGTTAATTTATCAGGATGGTCTGTTCAATATGCTTCAGCCAGCGGTTCGTTCTCAAACATAACGAATTTAACCGGAAGCATTGGTGCTCATGAGTATTATCTGGTTAAACAAGCGGGGGGAACCGGCGGAACAACGGATCTGCCGACTGCGAATGCAGCTGGTACCATCAATCTAAGTGCAAGCAGCGGAAAAGTGGCCCTTGCGAAGGTGACCACTTCTGTCACAGGTTCCAAGGATTTAAATGTGGTCGATTTTATTGGCTATGGTTCTGCCAATGATTTTGAAACAGCAAAAGCAGGGACCATTTCAGCCACTTCAAGCGCGGAGCGCAAAAATGATAATGGCGGAACAGCGAATGGACAGGGCAATGGCTGGGATACGAACAACAACTCTGCCGATATCGTTGTAACGGCCAGTCTGGATCCTCAGAACTCATCTTCCTCAGGAACTGGAACAGGCTCTGAGCCGTCAGTGACGGAGGATGACCATTTGGCGCTTGGGAATCCAAGCGGTGCAACAACCAATACAGCGAATTCCACGAATTATTTAATGACAAAGCCTCAATACGATCTTTCTTACAATGATTCAAAACGTACGCCAAACTGGGTGAGCTGGCATTTGGATGCGGATGACAGCGGAAGCACTCCGCGTCAGGATGACTTCCGCGCGGATACGTCCCTTCCTGCAGGGTGGTATGAAGTAACAGCAAGTGAATTCTCGGGATCAGGATTCGATAGAGGCCATATGTGTCCTTCAGCTGACCGTACCTCTTCTGTTGCTGATAATTCGGCTACATTCTTCATGACAAATATGATTCCGCAAGCACCGAACAACAATCAGGTGACTTGGGCGGATTTAGAGTCATACAGCCGCGAACTTGCTGCTGCCGGCAACGAATTGTATATCATCTCCGGTGGCTATGGAGTGGGAGGTACTGGTTCAAACGGATACAAAACGACCGTCGGAAATGGAGTTGTCGTCCCTGCAAAAACATGGAAGGTCATTGTCGTCCTGCCTAAAGGGGATAATGATGCCAGCCGTGTCTCAGCTTCAACGAGAGTCATCGCGGTTGTGGTACCAAACGACCAGACTGCTTCAAGCAAACCGTGGTCTTCCTACCGGGTAAGTGTCGACAGCATTGAATCGATGACTGGCTTCAATTTTATGTCATCTGTGCCTGCAAGCGTTCAGGATGCGATTGAAGGAACTGTGGATATCGGACCTGCAAACTAA
- a CDS encoding DUF3231 family protein — translation MSKTRKMSAAEFGALWTTYHKKTMILRILEGLIGSADDEEAKSLMSDLHQKLDKKVLEMETLIANEGAAVPAGFTSQDVHPDAPKLFDNELDIMFCRVLKEISMGMYVLHMTISYREDIIEYYTQLTELTQAYYLKFTQYLTKKNLLPIPNYSAMPKSGGYITDPTYTKGLQLFGEKRPLNTIEYGILYHSIETNIFGMELMKAFAQCSKDEEVKKYFIKGHELAKEILQETNKVLLKNDIQPPASSGGTLTSSTTAPFSEYLMLYCTYLLGGFGLGSQGFTSAFALRSDLSAKSAVFAKDTFEYTTEGAKLMMEKGWLEEPPGMHG, via the coding sequence ATGTCAAAGACCAGGAAAATGAGTGCGGCCGAGTTTGGTGCACTATGGACAACGTATCATAAAAAGACGATGATTCTTCGGATACTGGAGGGGCTAATCGGAAGTGCGGACGATGAGGAAGCGAAGAGTTTGATGTCTGATCTCCACCAGAAACTTGATAAGAAGGTTCTTGAAATGGAAACGCTGATCGCAAACGAAGGGGCAGCCGTTCCGGCAGGATTTACGAGTCAGGATGTTCATCCTGATGCACCCAAACTATTTGATAATGAATTGGATATTATGTTTTGCCGTGTGCTGAAGGAAATCAGCATGGGGATGTACGTCCTTCACATGACGATCTCTTACCGGGAAGACATTATAGAATACTACACGCAGCTGACGGAATTAACGCAGGCGTATTATTTAAAGTTCACTCAATATTTAACTAAAAAAAATCTGCTGCCGATTCCGAATTATAGCGCTATGCCCAAGTCAGGCGGATACATAACAGATCCAACGTACACAAAAGGCCTGCAGTTGTTCGGAGAAAAAAGACCTCTCAATACGATTGAATACGGCATTCTGTATCATTCGATCGAGACGAATATTTTCGGAATGGAACTGATGAAGGCTTTTGCCCAATGCAGCAAGGATGAAGAAGTAAAGAAATATTTCATCAAAGGGCATGAGCTGGCGAAGGAAATCTTACAAGAAACGAATAAGGTCCTGCTGAAAAATGATATTCAGCCGCCAGCTTCATCCGGCGGGACGTTGACAAGCTCCACAACGGCGCCTTTTTCCGAATATCTTATGCTCTATTGCACCTATCTGCTTGGCGGATTCGGGCTTGGAAGCCAGGGGTTTACCTCTGCTTTTGCTTTGCGGAGCGATTTGAGTGCGAAATCGGCCGTTTTTGCCAAAGACACATTTGAATATACGACCGAAGGGGCTAAATTAATGATGGAAAAAGGATGGCTGGAAGAGCCTCCTGGAATGCATGGCTGA
- a CDS encoding RNA polymerase sigma-70 factor: MSPNESELLFTAHHPLLFSLAYRMLGSVQDTEDLLQDVYITFSETETGSIQNKKAYLCKMVTNRCIDRLKSASKKREQYTGMWLPEPLITENRPSDDPAGHIFLKESVSMAYLLLLQQLSETERAVFILKEVLQYSYEEIAEIVGKSSANCRQIFSRAKRSIVPPKEEPQMTQKGKWLAEQFFGALASGDTSKMLSLLSADASLLTDGGGKVKAAIFPILGAERIVRFYMGILSKSPQDMTFTITYVNGDPGLILYAGKHVYAVLSLHIKENKIKTIYSVLNPEKLTHIP; encoded by the coding sequence GTGAGTCCGAATGAATCCGAATTGCTTTTCACCGCTCACCACCCCCTGCTTTTCTCTTTGGCATACCGAATGCTCGGCAGTGTACAGGATACGGAGGATCTGCTTCAGGATGTGTATATCACATTCAGCGAAACAGAGACAGGGAGTATTCAAAATAAGAAAGCCTATCTATGCAAAATGGTGACAAACCGCTGTATCGACCGTCTAAAATCTGCTTCGAAGAAACGGGAACAGTATACAGGAATGTGGCTGCCCGAACCGCTGATTACCGAAAACCGCCCGAGTGATGATCCGGCCGGCCACATTTTTTTAAAAGAATCGGTATCCATGGCCTACCTGCTGCTGCTTCAGCAATTATCCGAAACAGAGCGTGCGGTCTTCATCCTAAAAGAAGTTCTGCAATACAGCTATGAGGAAATCGCGGAAATCGTCGGCAAAAGCAGCGCGAACTGCCGGCAAATTTTCTCCCGGGCTAAAAGGAGCATCGTCCCCCCAAAGGAAGAACCCCAAATGACCCAAAAGGGAAAATGGCTCGCCGAACAATTTTTTGGAGCCCTCGCTTCAGGAGATACAAGCAAAATGCTCAGCCTCCTGTCTGCAGACGCTTCCCTCTTAACGGACGGCGGAGGAAAAGTGAAAGCAGCCATCTTCCCAATCCTTGGAGCGGAACGCATCGTCCGCTTTTACATGGGGATATTGTCAAAGTCCCCTCAGGATATGACCTTTACCATCACTTACGTAAACGGAGATCCAGGCCTCATCCTATACGCCGGGAAGCACGTGTACGCGGTCCTCTCTCTTCACATCAAGGAGAACAAAATCAAAACGATTTACTCCGTCTTGAACCCGGAGAAGCTCACTCATATTCCTTGA
- a CDS encoding sigma-70 family RNA polymerase sigma factor: protein MGSLKALVKKAKKGDGEAFVSLVKQYEDVLYRTASRLLRNDEDVADAVQDAIISAYENLHTLKKDEYFNTWICKILINKCNSMLSKNKNLSVIHEHLLPEKRNDEYHKLELEDALNSLNEVYRLALILYYIVGLNVKEISEFLKEPEGTIKSRLSRAKTILRTTYYKSEGVMACEK from the coding sequence ATGGGATCACTGAAAGCCTTGGTTAAAAAGGCAAAAAAGGGAGACGGAGAAGCGTTTGTTTCACTGGTGAAGCAGTACGAAGATGTGCTGTACCGGACAGCGAGCCGATTGCTGCGCAATGATGAGGATGTAGCGGACGCGGTGCAGGATGCGATTATTTCGGCTTATGAAAACTTACATACGTTAAAAAAGGATGAGTACTTCAATACATGGATTTGTAAAATCCTCATTAATAAGTGCAACAGTATGCTCAGCAAAAATAAAAACTTATCGGTTATCCATGAACACTTGCTTCCCGAGAAAAGAAACGATGAATATCACAAATTGGAATTAGAGGATGCGCTGAATAGTTTGAATGAAGTCTATCGGCTGGCTCTTATTTTGTACTATATCGTGGGATTAAACGTGAAGGAAATCAGTGAATTTCTGAAGGAGCCTGAGGGAACGATTAAGTCCAGACTCTCCCGGGCGAAAACGATTTTGAGAACGACCTATTATAAGAGCGAGGGAGTGATGGCTTGTGAAAAATGA
- a CDS encoding FAD-dependent oxidoreductase — MKKYEAAIIGGGISGLTAAVYLAKAGISTVVIEKGKALGGRAKTVKKNGAYFNIGAHALYKGGAAEAVLDELGIELSGGVPDTKGRAIWNGSIFSLPASLPSLLSTKLLSLSGKIELGKVMRKLMNLKPASIGERSLRDWAESEMTDPMVRHAFYALCRTSTYCIGPENQQAAIVLDQVQRGMNGVFYIDGGWQSMIDPLKKKAIDFGADIVHQSAVSIKKKSGFEITLKNGDIIQVPMVLSTASPEQTFSLIEGAAGTSLETWRQRVKPIYAACLDVSLRHLPKPNEQFAIGIDQPILFTNQSRAAQLSDNGSSVISLIKYLGTDSASNAQSDQRELENFLELMQPGWRKELEGYQYLPHITVSNGSCAMNGYLPLGPSVPDIPGLYIAGDGAGRTELLADAAFASAKRASALMIQKCANPGILKEA, encoded by the coding sequence ATGAAAAAATATGAAGCTGCGATTATTGGCGGAGGGATTTCTGGTTTGACGGCGGCCGTTTATTTGGCAAAGGCCGGGATCTCAACGGTGGTCATTGAAAAAGGAAAAGCACTTGGGGGCCGGGCAAAAACCGTCAAGAAGAACGGCGCCTATTTCAATATCGGAGCACATGCTCTCTATAAAGGGGGAGCAGCGGAAGCGGTATTAGATGAACTGGGGATTGAACTGTCGGGCGGTGTACCTGATACGAAGGGCCGAGCTATTTGGAACGGCTCGATCTTCTCGCTTCCCGCGAGCCTCCCCTCCCTCCTATCCACAAAACTTTTATCGCTATCCGGTAAGATCGAGCTCGGAAAGGTGATGAGAAAGCTGATGAATCTAAAGCCTGCATCAATCGGCGAACGGAGCTTGCGGGATTGGGCTGAGTCTGAGATGACTGATCCCATGGTCCGGCATGCTTTTTATGCACTATGCAGAACCTCAACGTACTGCATCGGACCCGAAAATCAGCAGGCCGCGATTGTGCTCGATCAAGTGCAGAGGGGGATGAATGGGGTATTCTATATCGACGGCGGCTGGCAATCCATGATCGATCCTTTAAAGAAAAAGGCTATAGATTTCGGCGCGGACATCGTTCATCAATCTGCTGTTTCGATTAAGAAAAAATCAGGGTTTGAGATTACTTTAAAAAACGGGGACATCATCCAAGTTCCGATGGTTCTTTCGACAGCAAGCCCTGAACAAACCTTCTCCTTAATCGAAGGAGCGGCTGGAACCTCATTAGAAACATGGAGGCAGCGCGTCAAACCGATTTATGCCGCCTGTCTCGACGTTTCACTCCGTCACCTCCCAAAACCGAACGAGCAATTTGCCATCGGCATCGACCAGCCGATCCTGTTCACCAATCAATCGAGAGCCGCTCAATTAAGCGATAACGGCTCTTCCGTAATCAGCCTCATCAAGTATTTAGGGACGGACTCAGCCTCAAACGCCCAGTCTGATCAAAGAGAGCTCGAGAATTTCCTGGAATTGATGCAGCCAGGCTGGAGAAAGGAACTGGAAGGCTATCAGTACTTACCTCACATAACGGTCTCAAACGGTTCCTGTGCAATGAATGGCTACCTTCCTCTCGGTCCATCGGTCCCTGATATCCCCGGCCTTTACATTGCAGGAGATGGAGCCGGCCGCACCGAATTACTTGCAGATGCCGCATTCGCGAGCGCGAAAAGAGCGTCAGCCTTGATGATTCAAAAGTGTGCAAACCCTGGAATTTTAAAGGAGGCATAA
- a CDS encoding ring-cleaving dioxygenase, with protein MNHLKGIHHVTAITSSAEKNYEFFTYVLGMRLVKKTVNQDDIQTYHLFFADDKGSAGTDMTFFDFPGIQKGVHGTNEISKTSFRVPTDAALDYWVKRFDRLDVKHEGITEQFGKKTLSFADFDDQKYQLISDEHNEGIESGTPWQKGPVPLEYAITGLGPIFVRIANFDFFKQMLEKVLLFKETAQEGAFHLFEVGRGGNGAQVIVEDNPDLPEAVQGFGTVHHAAFRVEDRTVLDEWTDRLSSFRLPNSGYVNRHFFESLYARVAPQVLFEFATDGPGFMGDEPYETLGEKLSLPPFLEPKREQIEGLVRPIDTVRSTKEFVKE; from the coding sequence ATGAACCACTTGAAAGGCATCCACCATGTAACCGCAATTACGAGCAGTGCTGAAAAGAACTATGAGTTTTTCACATATGTATTGGGAATGAGACTAGTTAAGAAGACTGTGAACCAGGATGATATCCAGACGTACCATCTGTTTTTCGCAGATGATAAAGGAAGTGCTGGAACGGATATGACGTTCTTTGACTTCCCGGGGATCCAGAAAGGTGTGCACGGAACGAATGAAATCTCCAAAACGTCGTTCCGTGTTCCGACTGATGCAGCGCTTGATTATTGGGTGAAGCGGTTTGACCGTTTAGATGTAAAGCATGAGGGCATTACCGAGCAGTTCGGGAAAAAGACACTGTCGTTTGCTGATTTTGATGATCAAAAGTATCAGCTCATTTCCGATGAGCACAACGAAGGAATCGAATCCGGCACACCATGGCAAAAAGGGCCGGTTCCACTGGAATATGCGATCACCGGACTCGGACCGATCTTTGTCCGGATTGCAAATTTTGATTTCTTCAAGCAGATGCTGGAGAAGGTTCTCCTGTTTAAAGAAACGGCGCAGGAAGGTGCGTTCCACTTGTTTGAAGTCGGCAGAGGCGGGAACGGGGCTCAGGTCATTGTCGAGGATAACCCGGATCTTCCGGAAGCAGTTCAAGGCTTTGGAACGGTTCATCATGCAGCGTTCCGCGTGGAAGACCGGACTGTCCTGGATGAATGGACGGACAGGCTTTCAAGCTTCCGCCTGCCTAACTCCGGATATGTGAACCGCCACTTCTTCGAATCCCTATATGCAAGAGTCGCTCCGCAAGTGCTGTTCGAATTTGCGACAGACGGACCTGGCTTTATGGGGGACGAACCGTATGAAACACTGGGTGAGAAACTGTCTCTTCCTCCATTCTTGGAGCCGAAGCGCGAGCAGATTGAGGGATTGGTGCGGCCGATTGATACGGTGAGGAGCACGAAGGAGTTTGTGAAAGAATAA
- a CDS encoding response regulator transcription factor produces the protein MINIVVVNGSGLLRESLVYLIEKDSELHVTGCAENQEQTLALCSTLAPDVILIDIEMPGCDVFETAKQIKHLHSAVKVIFLASQADKKSGFFALKSGADGYLLKNITGSELILAIKCAANHMKIFHPMVFKVMEDEWMNTSESHPPDNLTIREMELIKYIAQGKSNKEIAKLLFLSEGRVKNIVTGILKKSALQHRTQLAVYAIKKRYI, from the coding sequence ATGATCAACATAGTAGTTGTTAATGGGTCAGGGTTGCTAAGGGAAAGCTTAGTGTACCTCATAGAAAAAGACAGCGAACTGCATGTCACCGGATGCGCGGAAAACCAGGAGCAAACGCTTGCCTTGTGCAGTACCCTCGCTCCAGATGTCATCCTGATCGATATAGAAATGCCTGGATGCGATGTATTTGAGACTGCAAAACAGATTAAACACCTTCACTCTGCAGTAAAGGTAATCTTTTTAGCCAGTCAGGCAGACAAAAAGAGCGGTTTCTTTGCCCTTAAATCCGGGGCTGACGGCTATCTATTAAAGAACATAACAGGATCCGAACTTATACTCGCCATCAAATGCGCAGCGAATCATATGAAGATTTTCCATCCGATGGTATTCAAAGTTATGGAAGACGAATGGATGAACACTTCTGAATCACACCCGCCCGATAACCTGACAATAAGAGAAATGGAGCTGATCAAATACATAGCACAAGGCAAAAGCAATAAAGAAATCGCCAAGCTCCTCTTTTTAAGCGAAGGCCGTGTCAAAAATATCGTCACCGGAATCCTGAAAAAAAGCGCTTTGCAGCATCGGACCCAGCTTGCGGTGTATGCGATTAAGAAGCGGTATATTTAA
- a CDS encoding DUF4179 domain-containing protein: MKNDFEKELSQIMNKEKEIPVPVRQAFDQSYERIRARSKKKKVQFIWKRAAAAACALIATGMVLSNEHVMAGINGFLHFGDKGIEQAVNNGFTQEDHSTAADQNITITLDRHFSDHNKIGLYFKLSFEDASILKNVKAVSMDYRLRNGDGEYIDENIPDTKPLKGNNQYLSSSEHQNSLQDVKSGNIQYEVLATSNDGMLPDLKGAVVEVESVNVFYDKEKLKKINGSWDLQVTEKNKETTGKTVQYVMKDAVSNILVSKAEANPTSLNLIFSLNKVYEDENVIADHMKVIDTDGDEFASDGSFSMDRKKNKTIIYANLPFTSYNDSSKLTLVIEGIGEVELLKK; the protein is encoded by the coding sequence GTGAAAAATGATTTCGAAAAAGAGCTTAGCCAAATCATGAATAAAGAAAAAGAAATTCCAGTTCCAGTAAGGCAGGCATTCGATCAATCTTATGAACGGATCCGTGCGAGGTCCAAAAAGAAAAAAGTCCAGTTCATCTGGAAAAGGGCCGCGGCCGCTGCTTGTGCGCTGATTGCTACAGGCATGGTCCTGTCGAATGAGCATGTAATGGCCGGGATAAACGGATTCCTGCACTTTGGAGATAAAGGGATTGAACAAGCGGTGAATAACGGTTTTACACAAGAAGATCATAGCACGGCAGCCGATCAGAATATTACCATCACACTGGACAGGCATTTTTCGGATCACAACAAAATAGGGTTGTATTTCAAGCTATCCTTTGAAGATGCTTCCATCCTAAAGAATGTAAAAGCAGTAAGCATGGATTATCGATTGAGAAACGGAGATGGCGAATACATTGATGAAAATATTCCAGATACAAAGCCATTAAAGGGGAACAATCAATATCTATCCAGCTCTGAGCATCAGAATTCACTACAAGATGTAAAATCAGGGAACATTCAGTATGAGGTACTGGCTACTTCTAATGACGGAATGCTGCCTGATTTAAAAGGGGCTGTAGTAGAGGTGGAAAGTGTCAATGTTTTCTACGATAAAGAAAAACTCAAGAAGATTAATGGCAGCTGGGACCTTCAAGTAACCGAAAAAAATAAGGAAACAACAGGTAAAACGGTTCAATATGTTATGAAAGATGCTGTGTCAAACATTCTCGTTTCCAAAGCTGAAGCAAACCCAACCTCCTTAAATCTCATATTTTCATTGAACAAGGTCTATGAAGACGAGAACGTTATTGCAGATCATATGAAAGTCATTGATACAGATGGGGATGAATTTGCTTCGGACGGAAGCTTTAGTATGGATAGAAAGAAAAACAAAACCATTATTTACGCAAACCTCCCATTCACTTCTTACAACGATTCCAGCAAGCTAACACTGGTTATTGAAGGAATTGGCGAAGTCGAACTGCTAAAAAAGTAA
- a CDS encoding AraC family transcriptional regulator, whose product MDWLDRMNRALDYIEHHLEEEIDYKELAKAACSSEFHFSRMFSAVAGISLSEYIRRRRLTMAAFELQKSDRRILEIANQYGYESADSFSRAFHKTHGIKPSEARRQGTQLKAFPKLSFQLTIKGDTEMEYRIENLDFELILTGKREPVKTSRAFKIIPKLWSQAKKDGFMQQLIDLSWEDPKCKIEGILGVCGKEAAITDEEFDYFMGVRYETGAPEGHEVLTIPPATWAVFPNIPDAWKRLYSEWVPTSGYELANLPCIECYYGPGRKPKHELWVPVIPK is encoded by the coding sequence ATGGACTGGCTGGACCGGATGAACCGGGCACTGGATTACATAGAGCACCATTTAGAGGAAGAGATCGATTATAAGGAACTGGCAAAGGCCGCCTGCTCCTCGGAGTTCCATTTTTCGAGAATGTTTTCTGCCGTCGCTGGCATTTCCCTCTCTGAATACATTCGGAGGAGGCGCTTAACGATGGCCGCATTTGAGCTGCAAAAAAGCGACCGGCGGATTCTGGAGATTGCCAACCAATACGGGTATGAATCAGCGGATTCATTTTCACGCGCGTTTCATAAAACTCATGGAATCAAGCCGTCGGAAGCACGCCGTCAGGGAACTCAGCTGAAAGCCTTCCCGAAGCTGTCTTTTCAATTAACGATTAAAGGGGATACGGAGATGGAATATCGAATTGAGAATCTGGACTTTGAACTGATTTTGACAGGGAAAAGGGAGCCGGTGAAAACAAGCCGTGCCTTTAAAATCATCCCGAAGCTGTGGAGCCAGGCAAAAAAAGATGGATTTATGCAGCAATTAATCGATCTGTCATGGGAAGATCCTAAATGTAAAATAGAAGGCATATTAGGCGTCTGCGGCAAAGAAGCCGCGATCACGGATGAGGAATTCGACTACTTCATGGGCGTACGCTATGAAACCGGAGCTCCGGAAGGCCATGAAGTCCTGACCATCCCTCCCGCAACATGGGCGGTGTTCCCAAATATCCCGGACGCCTGGAAACGCCTCTATTCCGAATGGGTCCCCACCTCCGGCTATGAACTGGCCAACCTGCCATGCATCGAATGCTACTACGGCCCGGGCCGCAAGCCAAAGCATGAATTGTGGGTGCCGGTGATCCCGAAGTAA